A region of the Deinococcota bacterium genome:
TTGTCCGATGGATCGGCCTCGCGCCACTCGAGCTCCAAGATGAAGTCTCTAAAGGGCCGCTCGGCGTACTGGAAAAGCCCCAGGCCGCCGAAGCTCAGCATGCTGCCGTCGTCCTCCAAGGTAAAGCCGCCGGGGCCGGCCTGTTGCCAGCCGTCCAAGCTGGTGCCGTCGAAGAGGGTGACCCACTCACCGCCGTAGCCGCTATCCTCATGCTGGCAGGCCAGGCCGAAGCCAAGGGCCAGGGCGATGAGCAGGGCGGCCCTTGACAACCATCTCTGTCTGGTGCTGTTCACGTTCTCGGTCCTTCCTGAGGCGCTCATCGGCCTTCAGCCCCCGTGGCGCCGAGGTGCTCGAGCGCCAGATAGAGCCCGCCTTCCATCATGATGGGAGATACCGTGCCGTCGCCGTCGGCGTCCACGCCGTTCAGGCTCTTTTCGAGGAGTTCCGCCAGCGCGGCGGCGTGCTCTCGAGCGCTGTCGACATCGTCCTCGTAGTCCACCTTGAGCATGTTGTAGGCCTGGGCCTGCGCCTCGCCTATCCAGCCGGTATCCGCCGTGGACAGCCAAAAGTCGGTATCGCTGTCCCAGATGTAGGTCAGGCTGACGCGCGGCTGCTCCGAGCCGTGCATGACGCCGGTGGTCATCCGCTGCCAGCCGATCACGTTGTTGAGGGAGGCGAGGAGCGGCTCGTTGTAGATGGTGGCCAGATCGTCGGGGTCGGGGTCCGGGTGGTGCAGCGCCACGATTCTGTCGCGCACGAAGCGCCCGTGCCCCATGATGCCCAGGCCCTCGGGGTCGTGGATGTACCAGCGCTCGCGCCAGCCGGGAAAGTCGGGCTCGACGGGGTTATGCTCGTCGAAACCGGGGGCGACGCCCCAGACGCTGACGATGACCGTTTCCGCGTGGGCCCTAACCTCCTCGACCGTCTCCGCCACGGCCGCGGCCCGCGCGGCCGCCAGGGCCTCTTCGGTGAGCTGAACCACCCTCTGCAGGTGCTGACCGATCTCCTCTTCGGGGCTCGGCAAGCGGAAGTCGCCGGCGAAGAGCTCAGCGTTGCCCTCTAGAAAGTCCATGCTGCGGCGCAGGAAGCGCTCGTGGTCGCTCGGGTTGTCGTGCTCGACGATAAACCACGCCACGCCGCCGTCCCGCGCGGTGGTCAGGATGCGGGTCCAGTCCAGGACGCCGTAGCCGATGTCGGCCCAGCCGTCCTCGTCGCGATTTTGATAGGGCGGCGCGACGTCCTTGACGTGGATGCTGAGGTGGCGGCCGTCGTAGCGCTCCAAGAGCTCGACGGGGTCCTGACCGCCGCGCACCACCCAGGCCATGTCGAGCTGAAGCCCCACGTTGTCGGGGTCGGTGGGCTCCAGGAGCCAGTCGAGCGCCAGTTGACCGTCCAGCTCCTCCATCTCGAAGTCGTGGTTGTGATAGGCGAAGCGCAGCCCCGCCTCGCGCAGCCGCGCGCCGATGTCGTCGAGTTCCTCGCCGAGCACCTGCCAGCCCTCGGCGTCGTTGGGCGCGGACACGAAGGGCAAGACGATGGTGTCGTTGCCGATGGCCTGGCTAAAGGCGACGATCTCGTCGAGGTCGTTGCGAAGCGCGTCCAGGCCGTAGTGTGTGGAGATGGCGCGGAGGTTGTAGCGCCCCAACAGTTCGTTCATCTCATCGGCGCCTAGCCCGTGGTCGCCGACGAGTTCGACCGCCGGATAGCCCGCTTCGGCGACGATGCGCAGCCGCTCTTCAAAGGGGCCAAAGTCGCGCAGGCTGTAGAGCTGCACGGCCAAGGGCAAGTCCACGGGCTCGGCCAGGTCGAGCGGTTCCGTTGCCGCCGCGGCGGCGGCAGGCTCGGCTTCGGCTTCCTGCTCGGTCGCCTCGGCTTCTGCTTCAGTTCCAGCCTCCCTCTCCTGGGTGATGCTCACGCTCTCGAACACCGCCGGACCAGGACTCATGTCGTTGGAGGCGTAGAGGTAGAAGTAGAGCTCGCTGGCGTCCATGCTGCCCAAGTCCATCTCGCTCTCGCCCTGAGACTCGCCGTTCACAAAGACTTCGACACCGACCGCCGAGCCTTCCTCGTGCGTGAGAACCCACTCGAGGGCATAGGGCGGCGTCGCTTCGACGCTGAAGCCGGGCTCGAAGGAGCCGTCTGCCGCTGGCGTGAAGGTGGGGGAAAAGCCGCCATCGCTGACCGTCAGGCGGAATCCCGGCTCGTTCCAGAGGTCGCCCGAGAGGCTCAAATTGCTCCAGAAACCGGGGTTCTGCTCGTTCCAGCCTGCTTCTGCATAGTCCACGGTAACGGTGGTGACGTTGTTGCTGAGGTTGAGGGGCTGGCTTAGGACGAGGCCGAGCTGGTTGTTGTCCCAGCCGTCGGTGCCCAAGCCCTCGATGCGGAGTTGGCCGTTTTCGACCACGACCTCACCGCCGGAATCGTTGTCGTAGAGCTGCCAGACGCGGTCGTCCAGCTCGCCGTCGAAGTCGTCTTCGACCAGAACGTTGCCCGCCGTGGCCGTGTCCTCGGCCATGGGGTCGGTTTCAGTGTCGGTTTCAGTGTCGGTTTCAGTGTCTTCAGTGGCTGCTTCCTCAGGGGTTGCCGGTTCTTGCTCGGTTTCTTCAGTCGTGGTCTCTTCTGTAGCCGTCTCTTCTGTAGCCGTCTCTTCTGTAGCCGTCTCTTCCGTGGCGGCGGTCTCGGCCCCTTGTTCCTGGGTGGTCTCCGGCGTCGTCTCCGCCGCGGCGGTGAAGAGATCGGCGTGCTCGCTCAGGAACTCCAGGCTGCGGCGCAGGAAACGCTCGTGGTCGCTGGGGTTGTCGTGCACGACGATGTACCAGACGACGTTGGCGCCTCGTGCCGCCGGCAAGACCTGCTGCCAGTCGACGATCCCCTGGCCGACGTCGGCCCAGCCGCCTTCATCCTGCGCTTCGCCCTCCGGCGCCACGTCCTTG
Encoded here:
- a CDS encoding sugar phosphate isomerase/epimerase → MRTFNKLLLTALLVVLGGLVALAGAQATTTGTTETATETATEEAETPRIDLPVAVQLYSLRDFGSFEEQLRIVAEAGYPAVELVGTHGLSADEMQTLLVEHDLRVVSAHYGLDDLRNNLDEIVAFSHTVNNDTIVMPWLPQDMRPDSVEGWQELGRELDEIGVRLRQERMLFAYHNHDFEMAELGGRLALDWLLESSDPSNLYLQLDVAWVERGGQDPAALLTQYADRLISVHAKDVAPEGEAQDEGGWADVGQGIVDWQQVLPAARGANVVWYIVVHDNPSDHERFLRRSLEFLSEHADLFTAAAETTPETTQEQGAETAATEETATEETATEETATEETTTEETEQEPATPEEAATEDTETDTETDTETDPMAEDTATAGNVLVEDDFDGELDDRVWQLYDNDSGGEVVVENGQLRIEGLGTDGWDNNQLGLVLSQPLNLSNNVTTVTVDYAEAGWNEQNPGFWSNLSLSGDLWNEPGFRLTVSDGGFSPTFTPAADGSFEPGFSVEATPPYALEWVLTHEEGSAVGVEVFVNGESQGESEMDLGSMDASELYFYLYASNDMSPGPAVFESVSITQEREAGTEAEAEATEQEAEAEPAAAAAATEPLDLAEPVDLPLAVQLYSLRDFGPFEERLRIVAEAGYPAVELVGDHGLGADEMNELLGRYNLRAISTHYGLDALRNDLDEIVAFSQAIGNDTIVLPFVSAPNDAEGWQVLGEELDDIGARLREAGLRFAYHNHDFEMEELDGQLALDWLLEPTDPDNVGLQLDMAWVVRGGQDPVELLERYDGRHLSIHVKDVAPPYQNRDEDGWADIGYGVLDWTRILTTARDGGVAWFIVEHDNPSDHERFLRRSMDFLEGNAELFAGDFRLPSPEEEIGQHLQRVVQLTEEALAAARAAAVAETVEEVRAHAETVIVSVWGVAPGFDEHNPVEPDFPGWRERWYIHDPEGLGIMGHGRFVRDRIVALHHPDPDPDDLATIYNEPLLASLNNVIGWQRMTTGVMHGSEQPRVSLTYIWDSDTDFWLSTADTGWIGEAQAQAYNMLKVDYEDDVDSAREHAAALAELLEKSLNGVDADGDGTVSPIMMEGGLYLALEHLGATGAEGR